The proteins below come from a single Roseiflexus sp. RS-1 genomic window:
- a CDS encoding vWA domain-containing protein, protein MPTLTLSTSPGPLILEARCEPQVCYVLLTVRAAATGDAGVRPVNWALVADASRSMRIPIVDETQFRSLLRNGSAQETLVDGVPVWQLSGSVPQEVRKAASSALDHVVHALHTVVERLDRNDRLSLVVFADHALLLIPGMVGSDRVTLVRAIERLPGLDLGDGTNLADGIALALNQIRANRDARRANRVLLLTDGFTRDPAACLTLADQAADEHIAITTIGLGGEFQDDLLTGIADRSGGNALFLKRASAIPRAISAELESARAAALPGVDIAIAPMRGVMLRRVTRTRPVLAILAEPTGTGASDVVSVLLGDLPAGSPVTLLLEFLVPAANPGPLWIAGVAARSAGVRLAEADIRATIAHGAPPLSDDVRAAAARAMAARLMRRAIAASDSIEAARLMRAAAARFDELGEPALAAAAREQAATIERNGRAASIVTRELIYATRRLGDAS, encoded by the coding sequence ATGCCAACCCTGACACTTTCCACCAGCCCAGGACCACTGATCCTCGAAGCGCGCTGCGAACCGCAGGTCTGCTACGTGTTACTCACGGTGCGTGCTGCGGCAACCGGCGACGCTGGCGTGCGCCCGGTCAACTGGGCGCTGGTCGCAGACGCGAGCCGCTCAATGCGCATTCCCATCGTTGATGAAACCCAGTTTCGCTCATTGTTGCGCAACGGCTCAGCGCAGGAGACGCTGGTTGATGGCGTTCCGGTATGGCAGTTGAGCGGTTCGGTGCCGCAGGAGGTGCGCAAGGCAGCATCGAGCGCCCTCGATCATGTCGTCCATGCGCTGCACACCGTGGTCGAACGGCTCGACCGGAATGATCGGCTGTCGCTGGTCGTCTTTGCCGATCACGCCCTCCTCCTGATACCGGGGATGGTCGGTTCGGATCGGGTCACGCTGGTACGTGCCATCGAACGGTTGCCCGGTCTTGATCTGGGGGATGGCACAAATCTGGCAGACGGGATTGCGCTGGCGCTCAATCAGATCCGCGCCAACCGCGACGCACGCCGCGCCAACCGGGTTCTGCTGCTGACCGATGGCTTCACCCGCGATCCGGCGGCCTGTCTGACGCTGGCCGACCAGGCGGCTGACGAGCATATCGCCATCACCACCATCGGTCTGGGTGGTGAGTTTCAGGACGATCTGCTGACAGGGATTGCCGACCGGAGCGGGGGAAATGCTCTCTTTTTGAAGCGCGCTTCTGCCATCCCGCGCGCTATCAGCGCCGAACTCGAGTCGGCGCGCGCAGCCGCTCTGCCAGGGGTGGACATTGCTATCGCCCCGATGCGTGGCGTCATGCTGCGGCGGGTCACCCGTACGCGACCGGTGCTGGCAATTCTCGCCGAGCCGACCGGCACCGGGGCATCTGATGTCGTTTCCGTTCTCCTGGGGGATCTGCCCGCCGGATCGCCGGTGACGCTGCTGCTGGAATTCCTCGTACCGGCAGCAAACCCCGGGCCGCTATGGATTGCCGGAGTTGCGGCGCGGTCGGCGGGGGTGCGTCTGGCGGAAGCGGACATCAGGGCGACCATCGCACACGGCGCCCCGCCACTGAGCGACGATGTGCGCGCGGCAGCGGCGCGGGCAATGGCAGCTCGCCTGATGCGTCGTGCAATCGCCGCATCCGACTCGATCGAAGCGGCGCGTCTGATGCGCGCCGCTGCCGCGCGCTTCGATGAACTCGGCGAACCGGCGCTTGCCGCTGCCGCTCGTGAACAGGCGGCGACCATCGAGCGCAACGGGCGCGCCGCCAGCATCGTCACCCGTGAATTAATCTATGCGACTCGCCGACTTGGCGATGCATCCTGA
- a CDS encoding DMT family transporter: MSESSVLEQATERPVTRLARALPYLVLFGGVMVAAAAAIMIRYAQAMEMPSITIAAGRLGLAAIILLPIAWSRAGNELRRLSRRDLLLGVASGVFLAVHFAAWISSLAYTSVASSVALVSTNPLWVALLSALLLRERPSLLTMAGVVLTIAGSILIGISDSAGPDSGNALLGNLLALLGALGGSIYFLVGRSLRRHVSVLAYIWLVYTSAAVVLLLMALVFAGTANPLTLFGGYPPLAYLLLLGLAVGPQLLGHTAFNWSLRYLSATFVTVALLGEPIGSAVLALILFGEWFAPLQLAGFVILLAGIAVAARGERGDQ; encoded by the coding sequence GTGTCCGAATCTTCGGTTCTCGAACAGGCGACTGAACGCCCTGTCACCCGCCTGGCGCGGGCGCTGCCATATCTGGTGCTCTTCGGCGGGGTGATGGTCGCTGCCGCTGCTGCGATCATGATCCGCTATGCTCAGGCAATGGAGATGCCCTCGATAACGATTGCCGCCGGTCGGTTGGGGCTGGCAGCGATCATCCTGCTGCCCATCGCCTGGTCGCGCGCGGGGAATGAACTGCGCCGCCTTTCACGGCGCGATCTTCTGCTCGGCGTCGCTTCAGGCGTCTTCCTGGCGGTCCACTTCGCCGCCTGGATCTCATCACTGGCATACACCTCGGTCGCGTCGTCGGTTGCGCTCGTATCGACCAACCCGCTGTGGGTGGCGCTGCTGTCGGCGCTGCTGCTGCGCGAACGTCCGTCGCTCCTGACCATGGCGGGGGTTGTCCTGACCATCGCGGGCAGCATCCTGATCGGCATCAGCGACAGCGCCGGTCCTGACAGCGGCAATGCGCTGTTGGGGAACCTGCTGGCGCTGCTTGGCGCACTCGGCGGCTCGATCTACTTCCTGGTCGGGCGCAGTCTGCGGCGACACGTCTCGGTGCTGGCGTACATCTGGCTGGTCTACACAAGCGCCGCTGTAGTGTTGCTGCTGATGGCGCTGGTGTTTGCCGGAACGGCAAACCCGCTCACCCTGTTTGGCGGCTACCCGCCGCTTGCCTACCTGTTGCTCCTCGGGCTGGCGGTTGGACCACAGTTGCTCGGACACACCGCCTTCAACTGGTCGTTGCGCTACCTCTCCGCCACCTTTGTCACCGTTGCGCTCCTGGGCGAACCGATCGGATCGGCGGTGCTGGCGCTGATCCTCTTTGGCGAATGGTTTGCGCCGCTGCAACTGGCAGGCTTCGTGATCCTGCTGGCGGGCATCGCCGTTGCAGCACGTGGAGAGCGTGGCGATCAGTAA
- a CDS encoding SDR family NAD(P)-dependent oxidoreductase yields the protein MLNIQCAMRLAGKTALVTGAASGIGRAVALRFLAEGAQVAGFDINADGLNETRAQSGAADAFLPVVCDLTDPSQVDQGVSHAMATLQRLTVVFNGAGASGRRWGDGPVGACTLEGWQRTLDVNLTSVFLMCRAALPHVLAAGGGSIINLSSVLGMVGGDADFATHAYAAAKAGIIGLSRAMAVYYAPHGVRVNVIAPGLIATPMSRRAQEDERIQQRLAHLQPLTGAMGAPDDVAGAAVYLASDDAAFVTGVVLPVDGGWTAW from the coding sequence GTGTTGAATATCCAGTGTGCGATGCGTCTGGCAGGCAAAACAGCGCTGGTAACCGGCGCGGCGAGCGGCATCGGGCGCGCGGTCGCCCTGCGGTTCCTCGCCGAGGGCGCGCAGGTAGCCGGTTTCGATATCAATGCCGATGGTTTGAATGAGACGCGCGCGCAGAGCGGCGCGGCAGATGCGTTCCTGCCGGTCGTGTGCGACCTGACCGATCCCTCACAGGTGGATCAGGGCGTGTCACACGCGATGGCGACCCTGCAACGTCTCACAGTCGTCTTCAACGGTGCTGGCGCAAGTGGACGGCGCTGGGGTGATGGACCCGTCGGCGCCTGTACGCTCGAAGGATGGCAACGGACGCTGGACGTGAACCTGACCAGCGTCTTCCTGATGTGTCGCGCTGCGCTGCCGCATGTGCTGGCGGCTGGCGGCGGATCGATCATCAATCTCAGCTCTGTGCTGGGCATGGTCGGTGGCGATGCCGACTTCGCCACCCATGCCTATGCCGCTGCAAAAGCAGGGATCATCGGACTGTCGCGCGCAATGGCGGTGTACTACGCGCCGCACGGGGTGCGGGTCAATGTGATTGCCCCCGGACTGATTGCAACGCCGATGAGCCGACGGGCACAGGAGGATGAACGGATTCAGCAGCGATTGGCGCACCTGCAACCGCTGACCGGCGCGATGGGCGCACCCGACGATGTCGCCGGAGCGGCCGTGTATCTGGCATCTGATGACGCCGCTTTCGTCACCGGCGTGGTGTTGCCGGTCGATGGCGGCTGGACTGCGTGGTGA
- the trpB gene encoding tryptophan synthase subunit beta: MTSSVHQDPTIDTVRSGRFGPYGGAYIPETLATSVTALEQAYAAARQDPAFWAELDRLHRSYTGRPTPLTFARRLTEYLGGAQIYLKREDLAHTGAHKINNALGQGLLAKRMGKRRIIAETGAGQHGVATATVCALLGMECVVYMGVDDMARQQPNVFRMRLLGAEVRGVASGSRTLKDAINEAMRDWVTNPDSYYLLGSALGPHPYPTMVRDFQSIIGREAREQILAATGRLPDVVLACVGGGSNAIGIFSAFIADEGVELRGVEAGGRGTTLGDHAARFSGGRPGVLQGTYTYVLQNDDGQIGLTHSISAGLDYAAVGPEHALLHDQGRATYTTADDEEALDAFQTLARLEGIIPALESAHAVAEAIKIAPAMRPDQIILINLSGRGDKDIFTVARALGVEVGG; encoded by the coding sequence ATGACGTCGAGCGTGCATCAGGATCCGACCATTGATACTGTCCGATCCGGTCGTTTTGGTCCCTACGGCGGCGCCTACATTCCCGAAACGCTGGCAACGTCAGTTACGGCGCTCGAGCAGGCGTATGCGGCTGCGCGTCAGGACCCCGCCTTCTGGGCGGAACTGGATCGTCTGCACCGCAGTTATACCGGGAGACCGACACCGCTCACCTTCGCCCGGCGTCTGACGGAATACCTTGGCGGAGCGCAGATCTATCTCAAGCGAGAAGACCTGGCGCACACCGGCGCGCACAAGATCAACAATGCGCTCGGTCAGGGGTTGCTGGCAAAACGTATGGGCAAAAGGCGGATCATCGCCGAAACCGGCGCCGGGCAGCATGGTGTTGCGACGGCGACTGTGTGCGCCCTGCTGGGGATGGAATGTGTGGTCTACATGGGTGTCGATGACATGGCGCGCCAGCAACCGAATGTTTTCCGCATGCGCCTGCTGGGTGCGGAGGTGCGTGGGGTCGCCAGCGGCTCCCGTACCCTTAAGGATGCCATCAACGAAGCCATGCGCGACTGGGTGACCAATCCGGACTCCTATTATCTGCTCGGTTCGGCGCTCGGTCCGCATCCGTACCCGACCATGGTGCGCGACTTTCAGAGCATCATCGGACGAGAGGCGCGCGAACAGATTCTTGCGGCGACCGGGCGTTTGCCCGATGTTGTGCTGGCATGCGTTGGCGGCGGCTCGAATGCCATCGGCATCTTCAGTGCGTTCATTGCCGATGAAGGGGTTGAACTGCGCGGCGTTGAGGCAGGGGGACGCGGTACGACCCTTGGTGACCACGCCGCGCGCTTCTCCGGCGGGCGACCGGGAGTGTTGCAGGGAACCTACACGTATGTGTTGCAGAACGACGATGGGCAGATCGGATTGACGCACAGCATTTCGGCTGGTCTCGACTATGCTGCGGTTGGACCGGAGCACGCGCTGCTTCACGATCAGGGGCGCGCCACCTACACCACAGCCGATGACGAAGAAGCGCTCGACGCCTTTCAGACGCTGGCGCGACTCGAAGGGATCATCCCGGCGCTGGAGAGCGCTCACGCGGTAGCCGAAGCGATCAAGATCGCGCCTGCCATGCGCCCGGATCAGATCATCCTGATTAACCTGTCGGGGCGCGGTGACAAAGACATTTTCACTGTTGCGCGGGCGCTGGGAGTGGAGGTTGGGGGTTGA
- a CDS encoding endonuclease III domain-containing protein, producing MTGFDIHAAMAILRAEMPRFPKPLIDGMGEEEARNPFRILIATILSLRTKDTMTAVVAPRLFAAADTPEKMLALGEDEIAALIYPVGFYRNKARTIRTICQILIDQYGGEVPADLDALLALPGVGRKTANLVLTAGFDLPGICVDTHVHRICNRWGYVQTRTPEETEMRLREILPPEYWKEINGLLVTLGQNICHPTSPRCSVCPLAHLCARIGVERRR from the coding sequence TTGACCGGATTCGACATCCACGCTGCGATGGCGATCCTGCGCGCCGAGATGCCGCGTTTCCCCAAGCCGCTGATCGACGGCATGGGCGAGGAAGAGGCGCGTAACCCGTTTCGTATTTTGATCGCCACGATCCTGAGCCTGCGCACCAAAGATACCATGACCGCTGTGGTCGCGCCACGTCTGTTTGCAGCAGCCGACACGCCGGAGAAGATGCTGGCGCTTGGCGAAGACGAGATTGCCGCACTGATCTATCCGGTCGGCTTCTACCGCAACAAAGCGCGCACGATCCGCACGATCTGTCAAATCCTTATCGATCAGTATGGCGGCGAGGTTCCTGCCGATCTCGATGCGTTACTGGCACTGCCCGGCGTCGGGAGGAAAACCGCCAACCTGGTGCTTACCGCCGGTTTCGATCTGCCGGGGATCTGTGTTGACACCCACGTTCACCGCATCTGTAATCGTTGGGGCTATGTGCAAACCAGAACGCCTGAAGAGACGGAAATGAGACTGCGTGAGATTCTGCCGCCGGAATACTGGAAGGAGATTAACGGGTTGCTGGTGACCCTTGGGCAGAATATCTGCCACCCGACCTCGCCGCGCTGTAGTGTTTGTCCGCTGGCGCATCTCTGCGCGCGGATCGGTGTGGAGCGCCGTCGTTAG
- a CDS encoding methionine synthase, whose amino-acid sequence MDLPLLPTSVIGSYAWPAWLHVALWAAQRGELGPEDMRETQDDAVDMALRDQEDAGVDIVSDGEMRRAGFFTAAFYGFLTGLRELPPQRRIGVAGHDQRESYEAVEPITAPNGLGLLAEFSYVKQRTTRPIKMPCPGPFTLAGRIKPGAVYKTRWDVAEALVPIINAELRALVAAGCTFIQIDEPSIAVRPDNPRAFVELFNATVAGVDAKIGLHLCFGNYVGRPTAKRTYRPLFPHILDACADQYALEFANRELAEIDLWHEFPSEKELAAGLVDVKNYYIETPEDVAGRIRIALQYVPPEKLTIVPDCGFSQTARWAARAKLKAMVDGARIVRRELTG is encoded by the coding sequence ATGGATCTCCCCCTTCTCCCAACCAGTGTCATTGGTTCCTATGCCTGGCCCGCGTGGTTGCACGTCGCTCTCTGGGCGGCGCAGCGCGGCGAACTTGGACCGGAAGACATGCGCGAAACTCAGGACGATGCGGTTGATATGGCGTTGCGCGATCAGGAAGATGCTGGCGTGGACATCGTCAGCGATGGCGAAATGCGGCGCGCCGGTTTTTTCACGGCGGCGTTCTACGGTTTTCTGACAGGACTGCGCGAACTGCCGCCGCAGCGCCGGATCGGCGTCGCCGGTCACGATCAGCGGGAGAGTTACGAAGCCGTTGAGCCGATCACCGCACCGAACGGTCTTGGCCTGCTCGCCGAGTTTAGTTATGTCAAGCAGCGCACGACACGCCCGATCAAGATGCCGTGTCCCGGACCGTTCACGCTCGCCGGGCGGATCAAACCCGGCGCGGTCTACAAAACGCGGTGGGATGTAGCAGAAGCCCTTGTTCCGATCATCAACGCCGAACTCAGGGCGCTGGTCGCCGCAGGATGCACCTTCATTCAGATCGACGAACCCTCGATAGCGGTGCGTCCCGATAATCCACGCGCATTCGTGGAACTATTCAACGCCACGGTCGCCGGGGTCGATGCGAAGATTGGACTACACCTCTGTTTCGGCAACTATGTCGGGCGTCCCACAGCGAAGCGCACCTATCGTCCGCTCTTTCCGCACATTCTCGACGCGTGCGCCGATCAATATGCGCTGGAATTCGCCAACCGCGAACTGGCTGAGATCGACCTGTGGCATGAATTTCCGAGTGAGAAGGAACTTGCTGCGGGACTGGTCGACGTGAAGAACTATTATATCGAAACACCGGAGGATGTTGCCGGGCGGATCCGGATCGCACTACAGTATGTCCCGCCGGAAAAGTTGACGATCGTGCCCGACTGCGGGTTCAGCCAGACGGCGCGCTGGGCGGCGCGCGCCAAACTGAAGGCGATGGTGGACGGAGCGCGCATTGTTCGACGCGAACTGACCGGGTGA
- a CDS encoding diacylglycerol/lipid kinase family protein produces the protein MGKALIILNPWAGRGLAGERRHDLDLALERAGVDYDMVMTHTRGGAIEMARQAIERGYSSVVAVGGDGTLNEAVNGIKSAEAAGGRRVPLGIIPLGTGCDFIKALDGFVPNDIYGSVQRIVRGQTRTVDLGLVRVDNEQERWFINALGTGFDAQAAAEALKITRVKGFAVYLLAIIRAMANYKAHPMTVEFDGRRVQRRLLFASIANGRYQAGGFLLTPDAHIDDGYFDACLVDNLRIDEIIRHIPKVLEGTHTKLRQVTMARVRHVAISSSAPIPVATDGEVLSVRARSVTAELIPAAIDILA, from the coding sequence ATGGGCAAGGCGCTGATCATTCTCAACCCCTGGGCCGGGCGGGGTCTTGCTGGCGAACGACGACACGATCTGGATCTGGCGCTCGAGCGGGCTGGCGTCGATTACGATATGGTGATGACCCACACGCGGGGCGGTGCGATCGAAATGGCGCGCCAGGCAATCGAACGCGGCTACAGTTCCGTCGTCGCTGTCGGCGGCGATGGGACGCTCAACGAAGCCGTCAACGGCATCAAGAGCGCAGAAGCGGCAGGCGGGCGACGTGTGCCGCTGGGGATTATCCCGCTGGGCACCGGCTGCGATTTTATCAAGGCGCTCGATGGTTTTGTGCCAAATGACATCTATGGCAGCGTCCAGCGCATCGTTCGCGGGCAGACGCGCACCGTCGATCTGGGTCTGGTCCGGGTGGACAACGAACAGGAGCGGTGGTTCATCAATGCGCTGGGCACCGGCTTTGATGCGCAGGCAGCCGCCGAAGCCTTGAAGATCACCCGTGTCAAGGGGTTTGCCGTCTATCTTCTGGCGATCATTCGGGCGATGGCGAACTACAAGGCGCATCCGATGACCGTCGAGTTCGATGGGCGCCGGGTTCAGCGGCGGTTGCTCTTCGCCAGCATTGCGAATGGTCGCTACCAGGCGGGCGGGTTTTTGCTCACTCCCGACGCACACATCGATGACGGGTACTTCGACGCCTGCCTGGTCGATAATCTGCGCATCGATGAGATCATTCGCCATATTCCAAAAGTGCTCGAAGGGACGCACACGAAACTGCGCCAGGTGACGATGGCGCGTGTGCGGCACGTTGCCATCAGCAGTTCTGCGCCGATCCCGGTTGCCACCGACGGCGAGGTGCTTTCCGTCCGTGCCCGTTCGGTAACGGCGGAACTTATTCCCGCCGCCATCGATATTCTTGCGTAG